TCTACTCATTCAGAAATTCTAAAGAAAGAATAAAGAGAATCAAAATGGCACAAGACAGACAAAGTTGGGCAATAAAAGATGAAGCGATTTATGAAGACCTAGTACAGTTAATGAACTTAACTAGTGAAGATATTAATCTATTAAAAGAGCTTTACCCTGAAGCTGAAAAACGAGTTCGCGAAATGACAGACGACTTTTATAGTAGGTTATTTGCCCATGAAATGACCAAAGAATACTTCGAGGGTAAAGACATGGAGTATCTACACAAAATGATTGGAAATTGGTTCTTAGATCTATTTAGGGGAAATTACGATCAAGACTATGTTAAGCAGCGGTTGAGAATTGGTCATATTCACGTAAAAATTGGCTTACCAGTCCGTTACCCTTTAGCAATGATTGATATTATTAACGCTCATGGTGAAAAAATTGCTGAAACTGGAAGTAATCCTGAAAAAGCGAAAGAAGCGGTGCAAAAAGTGACTGCTTTAGATATTGCCATATTTAATCAAGCCTACGAAGATAACCAACTTAATCACCTTGTAGAATTAGTGGGCAATGAACGTTTAGCCAGAAGACTTTTACAAGGATTAGGCTAACACCAGGAAATAGAAAGTATTTAACAAAGAGCAGAAAAGGAGAAAATAATGGGAATTAACGTTGAAAAATTAAATCAAATTCTTCAAGAATTTGTCAGTACAACCAGTGATATTCAAGGAGCGGCTTTGGTTACTCCTGATGGACTCCCCCTTGCTACAACTCTTCCTGGACAAATGGATGAAGATCGGGTGTCCGCTATGTCAGCTTCGATGTTGTCATTAGGAGAACGAATTGGTAAAGAACTATCCCGCGGCAATGTGGAAAGGATTTTTGTTGAAGGGGGAGACGGTTATGGCATTTTAACCAGTTGTACCGAAGAGTCCCTATTTTTAGTATTAGCAAGTCATGAGGCAAAACAGGGAGTGTTAATGCTAGAGATCAAACGCATTTTACAAGAACTGCGCTCGGTTTTTAGTTAAACTCTAAAGACTTTACACTCTAAAATTAAGGAATAATAGGTAGAATAATGGCACTTAGCGGTTTTCTCAACGATTTTTCTCTCGGAGAGACATTTCAAGTTCTCGAACAAGGAGAAAAAACAGGCTTACTTTCCATTCGAGAGTTAAAACCAACCAATCTTTCTAAACAGGAAACTGCCCCTGACCAAAAATACTATATTTGGTTTAAACAAGGACGTATCATTGCTGCTGCTGATCGTAAAGATCATCAAGGTTTACAGACACTTATGACAAAACGGGGTTGGGTAAGAGAAGAAACCTTGAAAGAAATCTATCAAAATAGCAAAGGGGATAAGCCTCTAGGTTTAAGCCTAAAATCTCAAGGGCTTTTAGATCACAATCAGCTTAAACTCTTATTTGTGACCCAAGTGATGCAACAGGTTTGCAGTCTTTTTAAGCTGGATCGGGGGTTCTTCTTATTTGAACAGGGGGTTGCCCCCTCCTTTGCAGAAATGACCGGTTTGAGTAAACCAGCAACAGAATTAACTCTAATGGGGTTACGGATGCTCAAAAATTGGACTCCCCTCGCTGATAAACTTCCTGAAGCCAATTCCGGTTTAATTTCTTTAATCAATACCGAACCATCTTATACTCTGAGTGCAGAAGAATGGGAGGTTTGGAAATATTCAAATGGAAAAACGGCTCTCTCCACCATGGCAAATAAGTTACAAATTCCTCTCGAAAAAGTGCAGCAAATTGCTTTTCGTCTCATTGTCATTGGCATTGTAGAGGAACTTCCCATGGCGGAAATGTTGCCACCTGAGACAGACACCACATCTGAAGAGGAAATTCAAGAACCTGCAACAGTGAGTCACTCTTTCTTAAATCAGTTGACGAGCTTTTTACAGAGTAAAGCACAGTAATTAATATTAGGTTAAGCTATGGAATTAATGCGCTTAGTCATTACCGGTCCTGTGAGCGCAGGGAAATCAACCTTTATTCACTCTGTCAGTGAAATTGATGTGGTGGATACAGATGCAATCGCTACTGATGAAACGAAAGAGATAAAAGCAAAAACCACTGTCGCTATGGATTTTGGGAAGCTCCGATTTAGCCCAGAATTTGCCATGCACCTTTATGGAACCCCTGGTCAAGAACGGTTCGACTTTATGTGGGATTTGTTAATTCGTAAAGCTCATGCCTACATTTTATTGGTGGCAGCGAATCAGCCGCAAGAATTTCGTTCGGCTCGGCGGATTATGACATTTATGAACCAACGAGTTCAAATTCCGATGATGATTGGGATTACTCATACGGATTGTGATAAAGCTTGGGGAACAGACAACATCGCGATCGCGCTCGGCTTTTCTGCCAGTAATTCTCCTCCCTTACAAGTGGTTAATCCCCTCGATACTAGCTCCGTTGCCCAAACCCTGCTGACTCTTGTGCAAAAATTTGATACTGCAGCTACAACCAACTCCTAAATTAAACTGATTTACGAATGAGAGTTAAATTTGCCATCTTATTATTTTAATCCCGACAAAAATAGTCTGGATTAATTGACGCTGCGATCGCGCTGTGTTAGTATCAAGCGAATTGAGATATCAAAGGAGATCAACTCATGGTTGTTGCAACTAAAACTGCTAATGCGAAGCCGACTTATACGAAATTAGTGTCAAAAGAAGGAGGCACTGAATACGATTTATTACCCCTTCATGTGTGTGAAGAAACCTTTGCCCCCTTGGAGGTCGCTTATGACTATGATGCAATTCGGGAACAAGTCAGTCGTGAAAGCATTGCTGCTGGACCGAAGTCGATCTGGCGGTACAAACCGTTTTTACCCGTGACTGGAGATGTCATTGATGTCGGCACAGGAATGACTCCTCTGATTAAATCCAATCGTCTGGCCCGTCGTTTAGGCTTAAAAGAGCTTTATATCAAAAACGATGCGGTGAATATGCCCACCCTCAGCTTTAAAGATCGTGTTGTGTCCGTCGCCCTAACTAAAGCTAGAGAGTTTGGATTTTCTACCGTTTCTTGCGCCAGTACGGGGAACCTTGCAAACTCCACCGCAGCGATCGCCGCTCACGCCGGTTTAGAATGTTGTGTCTTTATTCCGGCCGATCTCGAAATTGGAAAAGTTCTGGGAACCTTAATTTATAGCCCCACTGTCATGGCTGTCAAAGGCAACTATGACCAAGTGAACCGCCTCTGTAGTGAAGTCGCCAACAATCATGGCTGGGGCTTTGTGAATATTAACCTCCGTCCCTACTATTCAGAAGGCTCAAAAACGCTTGGCTATGAAGTCGCTGAACAATTAGGCTGGAAACTTCCCGATCACGTGGTTGCCCCCCTCGCTTCTGGTTCTCTTTATACCAAAATTCATAAAGGATTCCAAGAATTTGTTAAAACAGGCTTAGTAGAAGATAAAGACGTTCGTTTCAGTGGCGCACAAGCCGAAGGGTGTTCTCCCATTTCCCAAGCCTTCAAAGAAGGGCGCGACTTCATTAAACCGGTTAAACCGAATACCATTGCAAAATCAATTGCTATTGGCAACCCAGCCGACGGCGTTTATGCCCTTGACATTGCTCGTAAAACTCAAGGCAATATTGAAGATGTTACTGATGCAGAAGTTATCGAAGGGATTCAACTTCTTGCCGAAACCGAAGGTATCTTTACCGAAACCGCAGGAGGAACCACAATTGCTGTGTTGAAAAAGCTGGTAGAAGCGGGCAAAATTGACCCTGACGAAAGCACCGTCGCTTACATTACCGGTAATGGCTTAAAAACTCAAGAAGCGATACAAGATTATATTGGTGAACCCCTCGCCATTGACCCCAACTTAGACAGTTTCGAGCGAGCCTGGCAACGGTCTCGTACCCTTGATCGCCTAGAATGGCAACAAGTGTTAGTATAATGTCTTGTCTAGGGTAGTTTATTATGATGAGTTAACCCTCTTCTGAAGTAGAAGATGCCTTGGTTAACCCAAAATAAATGACAAGTATTGAATAACGAGAGAAACATGAGCGTAAAGGTTTTAGTTCCCACCGTCTTACAAAAATATACCGATAATCAAGCTGTTTTAGAATGCAATGGCAGTAATGTTAAGGAATTAGTAGAAACCCTTGAGCAAGAATATCCGGGCTTTAAGGGACGTTTAAGAGACGAAGAAGGAAAACTCCGTCGTTTCTTAAATTTCTACGTCAATAGTGAGGACATTCGCTTTCTAGAGCACGAAAAAACCACTCTACAAGATGGGGATGAGGTGAGCATTGTTCCCGCTGTTGCTGGTGGTTCAACTCGGAATTAATCAAGAGATGATCAAGAGGCGTTCTTTGGTTGGAACGTCTATAACTCTCTATAGCAGTTTTCACGCTTCTTGAGGGACATTCTTATTTTTTTGTCCTTTGTTGTTTGTAGCCCAATAACACATTAAAAATCACAAATCACAAATAACGAGAAAGTTATGTCAGAAGAAGAAACATCCAAGCAAGCCTCAGGTAACTCAGAAAATAATTCCGAGAATTCTGAGTCTAAAAAAGCCTCGGCTGCTAAAAAGGAAAAAGAAACATCCAAGCAAACCACGGCTAAGTCAAGCGATAGCCAGAAAGGTTCGAGTGCCAAAAAGGAAAACAAAAAAGAAGAAGAACCGCCAATTGAAGATAAACCATTTCCTGAATTTATCGAACAGCATTATCAACCAGCCTTAAAAGAAGCTCTCACTCAGGAGGGGATTCAAGATTTAGAACTTGAATTTAAAAAAGATAAGTTGCCCCTGGCTGGTATTGATGAGTGTTCGCAAGTTGTTGGCAAGTGGGATGGCGGAAAGCGTCGCTTTAATGTTTACTTCTTAGAGGACGATATTAAGGGGGAAAAAGCCTTTTGTTATAGTGCTAGCGACGCTCCCCCCAGTACCATTGAGTCTTTTATGATTGATGAGCGCAAAGTCAATTTAGAGCTATTGGTGATGTACACTGTACAGCGTCTCAATGGCCAAAAATGGCTATCCCGTAACTAAATTACATTTGTCCTTTGTCCTTTGTTGTTTGTTCTTCGTTGTTTGTCCTTTGTCCTTCGTCCTTTGTAAACCAATGACTAATGACTAATCACCAATGACCAATGACTAATGACTAATGACTAATGACCAATGACTAATGACTAATGACCAATGAGTAATGACTAATGACTAATCTTACCGCCATCCTGCGCGATCCATGATTTTCACGGCTAAAGGGTTATTGTTTCCTAATTGGGAAACATTCACTTGATCCTCCTTAAATTCGCCAAATCGCGCAATAACAGGGTCTAAAGGAACATTGGGAACAACGGGATATTCACTATTTCCTTGGGCAAAAATTGCTTGGGCTGGAGGACTGGCAAGGTATTCTAAAAAGCGAATTGCCCCTTCTCGGTTGGGTGCAGTTTTCACCACCCCGCCACCACTGACATTAACGTGCGCTCCTCGTCCGTTTTGGTTGGGAAAAAATACCCCAATGCGATCAAAAATATTCGGGTTACTGGCAACATGACCAGGCGCAAATCGGGCTAAATAATAAGTATTCGCAAGAGTGACATCCGCTAATCCTGCGGCAACGGCTTTAATTTGATCCATGTCTCCACCTTGGGGCGGTCTGACCATATTTTTAACAATTCCTCGACACCACTGCTCGGTTGCCTCTTCTCCGATATTGGCAATGAGAGAAGCCACTAAAGATTGATTATAGACATTGTTAGAAGAACGCACAACAGCGCGATCGCGCCACTTTTCTGTTGCTAAATCCTCATAAGTAGATAACTCAGACGGATCAACTTGCGTCTTATTATACATAATCACCCTAGCGCGTTTGGTTAAGCTAAACCATAGCCCCTCAGGATGACGAAGATTTTTAGGAATACTTTCCTCTAAAACCTCAGAAGAGACTGGCGAGAAAATTCCAGCTTCCTCTGCTCGCCACAACCGCGCGGCATCAACAGTGAGTAAAATATCAGCAGGACTATTGCGCCCTTCATTTTGAATCCGAGTAATCAGTTCATCTGCATTCCCCTTTAAGCGATTAACTTTAATTCCCGTTTGTTTCGTAAAATCCTCATAGAGCATCTCATCCGTGTCATAGTGGCGAGAAGAATAAATATTAATCTCTCCTCCAAGA
This window of the Euhalothece natronophila Z-M001 genome carries:
- a CDS encoding protoglobin domain-containing protein, with product MAQDRQSWAIKDEAIYEDLVQLMNLTSEDINLLKELYPEAEKRVREMTDDFYSRLFAHEMTKEYFEGKDMEYLHKMIGNWFLDLFRGNYDQDYVKQRLRIGHIHVKIGLPVRYPLAMIDIINAHGEKIAETGSNPEKAKEAVQKVTALDIAIFNQAYEDNQLNHLVELVGNERLARRLLQGLG
- a CDS encoding roadblock/LC7 domain-containing protein — encoded protein: MGINVEKLNQILQEFVSTTSDIQGAALVTPDGLPLATTLPGQMDEDRVSAMSASMLSLGERIGKELSRGNVERIFVEGGDGYGILTSCTEESLFLVLASHEAKQGVLMLEIKRILQELRSVFS
- a CDS encoding DUF4388 domain-containing protein, with amino-acid sequence MALSGFLNDFSLGETFQVLEQGEKTGLLSIRELKPTNLSKQETAPDQKYYIWFKQGRIIAAADRKDHQGLQTLMTKRGWVREETLKEIYQNSKGDKPLGLSLKSQGLLDHNQLKLLFVTQVMQQVCSLFKLDRGFFLFEQGVAPSFAEMTGLSKPATELTLMGLRMLKNWTPLADKLPEANSGLISLINTEPSYTLSAEEWEVWKYSNGKTALSTMANKLQIPLEKVQQIAFRLIVIGIVEELPMAEMLPPETDTTSEEEIQEPATVSHSFLNQLTSFLQSKAQ
- a CDS encoding GTP-binding protein, which encodes MELMRLVITGPVSAGKSTFIHSVSEIDVVDTDAIATDETKEIKAKTTVAMDFGKLRFSPEFAMHLYGTPGQERFDFMWDLLIRKAHAYILLVAANQPQEFRSARRIMTFMNQRVQIPMMIGITHTDCDKAWGTDNIAIALGFSASNSPPLQVVNPLDTSSVAQTLLTLVQKFDTAATTNS
- the thrC gene encoding threonine synthase, whose protein sequence is MVVATKTANAKPTYTKLVSKEGGTEYDLLPLHVCEETFAPLEVAYDYDAIREQVSRESIAAGPKSIWRYKPFLPVTGDVIDVGTGMTPLIKSNRLARRLGLKELYIKNDAVNMPTLSFKDRVVSVALTKAREFGFSTVSCASTGNLANSTAAIAAHAGLECCVFIPADLEIGKVLGTLIYSPTVMAVKGNYDQVNRLCSEVANNHGWGFVNINLRPYYSEGSKTLGYEVAEQLGWKLPDHVVAPLASGSLYTKIHKGFQEFVKTGLVEDKDVRFSGAQAEGCSPISQAFKEGRDFIKPVKPNTIAKSIAIGNPADGVYALDIARKTQGNIEDVTDAEVIEGIQLLAETEGIFTETAGGTTIAVLKKLVEAGKIDPDESTVAYITGNGLKTQEAIQDYIGEPLAIDPNLDSFERAWQRSRTLDRLEWQQVLV
- a CDS encoding MoaD/ThiS family protein, producing the protein MSVKVLVPTVLQKYTDNQAVLECNGSNVKELVETLEQEYPGFKGRLRDEEGKLRRFLNFYVNSEDIRFLEHEKTTLQDGDEVSIVPAVAGGSTRN
- a CDS encoding DUF2996 domain-containing protein → MEDKPFPEFIEQHYQPALKEALTQEGIQDLELEFKKDKLPLAGIDECSQVVGKWDGGKRRFNVYFLEDDIKGEKAFCYSASDAPPSTIESFMIDERKVNLELLVMYTVQRLNGQKWLSRN
- a CDS encoding Fe(3+) ABC transporter substrate-binding protein, yielding MKLSRRSFLSAGSLTATLAVTGLSSQKLSLGGEINIYSSRHYDTDEMLYEDFTKQTGIKVNRLKGNADELITRIQNEGRNSPADILLTVDAARLWRAEEAGIFSPVSSEVLEESIPKNLRHPEGLWFSLTKRARVIMYNKTQVDPSELSTYEDLATEKWRDRAVVRSSNNVYNQSLVASLIANIGEEATEQWCRGIVKNMVRPPQGGDMDQIKAVAAGLADVTLANTYYLARFAPGHVASNPNIFDRIGVFFPNQNGRGAHVNVSGGGVVKTAPNREGAIRFLEYLASPPAQAIFAQGNSEYPVVPNVPLDPVIARFGEFKEDQVNVSQLGNNNPLAVKIMDRAGWR